In Danio rerio strain Tuebingen ecotype United States chromosome 18, GRCz12tu, whole genome shotgun sequence, the genomic window acactctctctctctctctgtgcccCATGACCAGCAAAAACAAAGAGGCTCATGCATATTTTGTTCCAGGTGTTTCTTCTACAGCCATTTTCATATATCAAGCATGCTCAAAAACACCACAATGCAGTGCAAACGCTAATCAATCCATCCACTTGCGTAAACAATAAAACATCAGTCAAGATATAATCACACTCGCATTTTTGAGACCCCACAGAAAGTCGCAGCGAGGGGAAAAATGCAGCAGATGTGTCACATGTTACGTGAGAGATTTAGGATTATATATAGACATAATCTCTCGGTCCAACAACCACGCCATCCGCAGAGGCTGGCTGTGCCCTCTCTACCATCAGCACAGAGAAATTATAATCCTCACCATGGCAACCATGAAGAAAAGCCAGCGAATATTCATCATTCGCCTTAAAAACGTAAGGGGGAGAGAAAATACTTACATAAAACTAATAAACATGAGTCACGGATAAGCAGAAAGCTGTCTCTTTTGACAGAGATAATGAGGGCATCGCAATCGCATCATTTAAATAACAATTGCTGGGGAGGAAAGGAAGACCAAGCGTAACTTTAGAGACAGGTTAAGGATAAAATCAAGTCAAATATGAATGTAATTGCTGAGAATTATACCATTATTATAGTCAGGCACATCGCAGACTGAAAAGCCTTCAGGCACATTTCATTGTTATGTGATGCAATTACAGACACTCTTGCACTGACTCAACACTTTTCTTCAGACAACTAATAGGAAGTCACTCCTTTATTGAGAAACTCCATGGTAACGTCAAAGAGAGACTCAAAAATTGTCCGGAAGTgcgttgtaaatgtttatttcatcagaaaaatcagCATGAGTCCTACGCAGCGGAAATCCTTGCACCCATATACGAAAACTGCAGCAACCCAGAAATGAGGAACTCCTTTACTTCTCTCATCTCTGACCGACTTCAGATTCATCATTCCAATGCACCGGAGTAAGAGATCAATGGTTCCCTTTTCCAGTGTAAATGACCAGATAGTACCAGTACACACGGCACAGAAGGCACGACGCAACAGAGTGACGCCTCAGAATAAGAAACCAGCCTCACACAATGGACATAAATCTGAGCATCGTGAGACTGTGTCCTGTGATGTGATTTAGGAGGACCAGAACACAATGTACTGCTCCATTATAAAAAGAAGGagaaacattttattatattattacatgaCATAAATCTAGAAAAATGCTGCATAGAAGAtgttaaatgtattgttcaaacATGTAAACATGCATGATTTTTTAAGCACTAAACAACACATGAAGAGGTCAGACGCAAAAACCATCTGAAATTTTCCcctaaaatttataattttaagcAATTTTCGTTTACGtcaattaatatgttatttttattgtctttaaTGTGAAATTAGTGAACATAAATATAGGAGTCTCAAAAAAGGCtcattttagaataaaagttcagacggcacttggaggtttttgcatctgaactcttcatatacatcCATTGGTTTTTTGAttgctgaatattattattaaatcatcatCAAATGATCCAAGAGTATGTGTTGTGCattagtaataaataacataaaataatatagatACCTACATTATatgattaaattatattttaatattattataacatgATCATTATTGTCATACATTTAAGATAAGCATGTAAATTATATGAAAATACATCTTAAAAGATATTTCAAATAATTGTACAGGTTTCTATATAAAAATGGGTCatcttttaatttacatttacaaatcatAATCATTTCCAGAATTACCTCAAGATTAACTGCATTTCtacttaatttattaaacatacaAGTTTCAACTTGAGTCAGgttaagttaatttgtttcttATAATTTAACGCAGTATCCCCTTTTTTACAGCTCAGAACTgatgattttttaattatttatatatataatataatatatataatatataatataaaaaaaaaaaaaatatatatatatatatatatatatatatatatatatatataaaattttttttttttttttttttttcatcttagtTGTTTGCTATTAGCTATTAAGGTTTCATCCTATGGCACCAAATTACTTGTTGGcattatttctgtgttgtttatcACCTTGATGCTTTTTGTATTTATGTGCACACtaagaaaatgtatattaatctGAAGGAATTTaccaatttttaaatgattttttacacattttacctTCATTTTGAAGGTAATTATGCATATGCATCAAGGTTTTCTCACgccaattcaattttttttttcaaaacctgtTTAATTCACGGCGAAGCGCAGTGCTGcacaggtagtgctgttgcctcacagcaagaaggtcactggttcgatcctcggctcagttggcgtttctgtgtggagtttgcatgttctccctgtgttcgcgtgggtttcttccgggtgctccggtttcccccacagtccaaagacatgcggtacaggtgaattgggtaggctaaattgtccgtagtgtgtgaatgagtgtttgtggatgtttcccagagatggtttgtggctggaagggtatacgctgcgtaaaaatgtgctgaataagttggcagtttgttccgctgtggcgaccccagattgataaagggactaagccgacaagaaaatgaatgaatgaacttttagacctacaaaacataaaatagttatatGTCCTTATGAGATAAGGCTGTGCACTGTGTTGTGTTTTGAAATTGAAGCAAGTTATGTGTGTATGTTAATTGATTGGTACcttcaatatattaatatttacatcAGCTTATAGAAAAGTCTGTTTTACTGCAGATTTCACAGACGTTTAAATCAGTGCATACATTATTAAGAATGAAAAACAGCTCTCATGTGACGTTTTCCCCAATTTGGGCCTTGACCTAAAATGAGTctgacacccctgatttacacCAAACCTCTTTACCACTGAGTGCGTAGCTTAACATGACTCATTATATCAGGGAAAACATCTTGTACTAAACAAACCATGCGCAGCATCCTATTTTCTAATAAGTTTATCTCAGTGCTGCTGTAGGAGACATGCTTGACACGATAAGTCGTGCCCTTCTTTCACCAACCTGTGGCGTGTAGGAGCCACAGGATAAGCCAATTTAACAGCCTGCCCGTAAAAATAAGCATGATCTTATCCAGCTGTGCTGAAGCTGCGGTCCTGAGCGAGGGCTCCATGGACCAACAGGCTCCTGATACTGCACAGTTCTGGGACAGCAGGGAGGCCTGGAGGAAAACACAAGCACAGGGAACTAATGCAGCACATTTGGCCGAGCATCTGGTCCTGCTTAAGACTCAGGGCGGACATTTGATTCCTTTGCACCATGCCGGGAAACAAGCAGACATCTGCATACTTTGGATAGGAGGAGGCATGGCAAGCTATTTCTATGTGGAAATGTTTTGTCAGGAGACTTTACCAAGGTACATTCTTCTCTTTTACTGTACTGTTCTGATTCAATaagcatttaaagatttaaagatttaaagtTATGCATTTTACACAACCTGATGTCATACGGaccaattctggcaaatgcccaGAGCCTCAAAACAATTTCTGCCCCTTCCCAAAGTGGACAAGAAGACAAAAAGCAACAAGACTCTCGTTAGTCAAAATGTCCCAACAGACGGTTCACATTAACGTAACATTTACTGCAATATCATGATGCAATGTAAAGGAACACCCAGCTAAGTCCAAGGCATCCATTACTGAAGTTGGACAAACATGGACTGTTTAGTTAGACTTAAAGGGATCACAAAGAGACATTTGCGtttagtttgttttgtctgtATATCCGTATTTGTATATTCatctatataaaatgtattatattttaagaaTTACCAAGAACCACGGTTTTAATGTAAAATCTTCTTTCTCTTTTTGGTTCTACTGAGGGCCAAAAGTAACCCAGTAATCTGGTATGGTCTAACGATGAGTAAATTAAAAGCTAATtcaatatttgggtgaactagcccttaaATCATCCAATATACAGCTAAAAAATTACCACAAGCAAAAGACTGGTGAAATAGGTCAAACTTAAAAATCATATTCATGCTTCTGTTTCTAAAGGTTAGCAGCAAATATCACAGTTTAACATAAAAAGTATGCTTAATACATCATTTCAGATTCATCTTAAATCAGATTTAAATCACAACCGACTCTAAATCCAGGATCATGGCTCAATCACCACATGAAGGATGCTTTCTGTAATCCTCCATAACCTCTCTGAAACACCTTGGCAAATTTTTCATAGATTGTTCTGCCAGGTTAATTACGAACAACCAACCATAACATTATCACATCAGATGAAAGGAATTAATCTCGGTCTTCGTAACTTTGTCACCTTGTTGCGTATACACAAGGATTTAACCCACATGTTCAGAACTGGAAGGACAAATTGTACCAATTTACCAATCAATCTTACAACATTTACACATAAGTAATTCATATAATTCAATGTTTATGGTGGTTATGGCTCTGCAAACCACACATCACACCAGTTGGGCATTGGAAGTGATGCCTTTTTTATTGTAGGTACCAGCAATGATGAAACATTGCACTTAAAAACAAACGAGAGAACATGGTGAAATACATATGAAGATGATACTGCATCCAGACAGCTGGGCTGGGTCAGTCATACAATAACTCGTAAATCATAAGGGCCACGATGTATTAAAACTGGATGTCTCGAATGCTGaattacataaacaaaaacattttaaacgaGCTTCACAATAATACCGTGTGAGAGATCGTCACATGGAGTGTAAATACACGACCAGGATCAAAACAAGCGCACAATTGTCAACGCGCGATGACAGCAGTCACTCCAATGCCGgttatttgtaaatattaataaagcaTATTGCTTTGAAATGCATCAAATGGATCACCTCCAAACACAATTGCACATTTTTAATCTCTAAGAAGGCGTATAAATGTCCGTAAGCATTAAATAGATATGAGCAATGAACACTCACTGTTTTCAGTAGGACGACGATTCTGAGGACACGCTCATTGACACGCGCACCGTTATTTTGATCGTTAATCACTGGACGGAAGAATGTCTTTATGTATTTCCATCCATTTTCATCAGACAAATGAATTATTATTCCTTCATCACGTATAAACATCCCTCAGGGAGGGCAGTGCCTCATCTTCTTCTCTGTACGCTTTCAGAGATGCGCTCAGCTCGGCCGTCTCGCAAACGCTTATCAAAACCTGCCAGCGGGCCACGTGACTTCCAGCAAGCCGTGACGTCATTTGAACATTCCGGGGACTGTCGCTGATTTTAATGTGGAGGCGTCCACAGGTAGTCCATATAAAGACTGGCCATCTGAATGTTATTGACAGACTTGTGTTTGAAAATGTTGGATTTAATGATACAGACTGTAATAAACAACACGAATAGGAATGATTGGACTTATGTGAGAGCTACAGTTGAGTGAATTTCATTTACTGTGCTTTAATATGTGTTTTTATGTGGaagagagttgaataaattaGCAATGTTTGGCAAATTAACAAGTTCTCAGAGGATGTgttattgttgtattttattaatggtgTAAATAagcctttatttttgttttacatttccgTTAGGTAAATGGTTTATTTAGGAAAGTTGTTTTTGATcatcagtatttacattttactttagtaaaacaaatttaaactcattgatacatttatatatagttttttgggcttaattttgtgtgtgtgtgcgtgtgtgtgtgtgtatatatatgcatatatatatatatatatatatatatatatatatatatatatatatatatatatatatatatatatatatatatatatatatatatatatagtatcaggggcggatttagtgatttggggggcCTAAGCAATTGTGGccctaaaaattaaattaaattaaatttaatcaaattgtacttaaatttattttcaattgaTTTATTATGCTGTTTTTATTCTCATAATCACTCAATCTCCTTTTCTACATTATGTCTTGATGCACATCAACGTGTAAAGCatcttgtaaaacattttaaatgatttgttttcttaaaatccttacctgatttgactgctggactgctccatgattgacGGTGGAGGACACATTTgcacatttgcaataaaaaaacattcaacTTATATATTTAGACCTTCATCATACCAAATATGAtagaatattatgt contains:
- the si:dkey-242h9.5 gene encoding si:dkey-242h9.5 yields the protein MASYFYVEMFCQETLPRDALSSAVSQTLIKTCQRAT